The following proteins come from a genomic window of Sphaerisporangium rubeum:
- a CDS encoding aminotransferase class I/II-fold pyridoxal phosphate-dependent enzyme produces MTRWYADYFTADYWSFARHEYTAERTAGEVAYLLKTLAEHAPGRRVLDLGCGVGRHAVPLAEHGHDVTGVDVCRWALDQAGAAAGRAGVPLRLVEADLLGGGPLPEADAVICLQAFGWGDDGEQLRMLRRVRDALAPGGLLVLDHSNVDAILRHYRPTARFEAEGTVFDFFRSYDTLSGRSRGELRVTYAGGKVARLLDDVRLYRPPEVAGLLAAAGFDVLRADAAFTSGAAVDLDTRYVQFVARRREVPRPAVLDHRSPASGTLDLRSAPDEVEYVQDVLTEVWSGLGTGASPALPFPATAASPAALLPPTAASVAAAAPSSAATPVSSAGSAVGGDLLDLSRDYALRDPYGGERAAPVLSRHFGTEITPDRVVAGAGTTGLLAALSALAAPGTVLCTPYAHPDLLGWAATHGAELRVFDPAAGDAAEVVAAARPSLIVVERPGVLGDLLPAERVAALAEAAAEAGSLLVLDEACAAYAGPEASAVPLTSRLPGLVVLRSLSKGYCCGGLRAGFAVCSAGAAPALRRVAPPLAVASLSLRFALRLLSRGDLLTPLRTALATAKPALVDGLRDLGATVVPGHPALPWVVVEGTPPDGVTGKPVRPLTGGPAVTRVSVPLSAERRAAFSRLVGR; encoded by the coding sequence GTGACCCGTTGGTACGCCGACTACTTCACCGCCGACTACTGGAGCTTCGCACGGCACGAGTACACCGCGGAGCGCACCGCCGGCGAGGTCGCGTACCTGCTCAAGACCCTCGCGGAACACGCGCCTGGCCGCCGGGTGCTCGACCTCGGCTGCGGCGTCGGACGGCACGCGGTGCCGCTCGCCGAGCACGGCCACGACGTGACCGGCGTGGACGTGTGCCGCTGGGCCCTGGACCAGGCAGGCGCGGCGGCGGGCCGCGCCGGGGTGCCGCTGCGGCTGGTGGAGGCCGACCTGCTCGGCGGGGGGCCGCTGCCTGAGGCCGACGCGGTGATCTGCCTGCAGGCGTTCGGCTGGGGGGACGACGGCGAGCAGCTCCGGATGCTGCGCCGGGTGCGGGACGCGCTGGCGCCTGGCGGGCTGCTCGTGCTGGACCACTCCAACGTGGACGCGATCCTGCGGCACTACCGGCCGACGGCGCGGTTCGAGGCCGAGGGGACGGTGTTCGACTTCTTCCGTTCCTACGACACCTTGTCCGGCCGGAGCCGGGGAGAGCTGCGGGTGACGTACGCCGGCGGGAAGGTGGCGCGACTGCTGGACGACGTGCGGCTGTACCGGCCCCCTGAAGTGGCCGGGCTGCTGGCCGCCGCCGGTTTCGACGTGCTGCGCGCCGACGCCGCCTTCACCTCCGGCGCCGCCGTGGACCTCGACACCCGCTACGTGCAGTTCGTGGCCCGGCGCCGCGAGGTCCCCCGGCCCGCCGTTCTCGACCACCGGTCCCCGGCCTCCGGCACGCTCGACCTGCGCTCGGCACCGGACGAGGTGGAGTACGTCCAGGACGTCCTCACCGAGGTCTGGTCCGGACTCGGCACCGGCGCGTCCCCTGCGCTGCCTTTTCCGGCGACCGCCGCGTCCCCGGCCGCGCTTCTTCCGCCGACCGCCGCATCGGTAGCCGCTGCCGCGCCTTCTTCGGCGGCCACGCCTGTGTCCTCCGCCGGAAGCGCGGTCGGCGGGGATCTGCTCGACCTCTCCAGGGACTACGCGTTGCGCGACCCCTACGGCGGGGAACGCGCGGCCCCCGTGCTTTCGCGGCATTTCGGGACCGAGATCACCCCTGACCGGGTTGTCGCGGGGGCCGGTACCACCGGACTGCTCGCCGCGCTGAGCGCGCTCGCGGCGCCTGGCACCGTGTTGTGCACCCCGTACGCGCACCCCGACCTCCTCGGCTGGGCCGCCACGCACGGCGCGGAACTGCGTGTCTTCGACCCGGCCGCCGGCGACGCCGCCGAGGTCGTCGCCGCGGCCCGGCCGTCCCTGATCGTGGTGGAACGGCCAGGGGTGCTCGGCGACCTGCTGCCTGCCGAGCGGGTCGCGGCGCTGGCCGAGGCCGCCGCCGAGGCGGGGTCCCTGCTCGTGCTCGACGAGGCCTGCGCCGCCTACGCGGGACCGGAGGCGAGCGCCGTCCCCCTGACGTCCCGCCTCCCGGGCCTCGTGGTGCTGCGCAGCCTCTCCAAGGGGTACTGCTGCGGCGGCCTGCGCGCCGGTTTCGCCGTCTGCTCCGCCGGCGCGGCACCGGCCCTGCGCCGGGTCGCGCCGCCGCTCGCGGTCGCGTCGCTCTCCTTACGGTTCGCGCTGCGCCTGCTGTCCCGTGGCGACCTGCTCACCCCCCTGCGCACCGCGCTCGCCACCGCCAAACCGGCCCTCGTGGACGGCCTGCGCGACCTCGGCGCCACGGTCGTCCCCGGTCATCCGGCACTCCCCTGGGTCGTCGTCGAAGGCACGCCGCCGGACGGCGTCACCGGCAAGCCCGTCCGTCCCCTGACCGGCGGCCCCGCTGTGACGAGGGTGAGCGTGCCGCTGTCGGCGGAGCGGCGCGCGGCGTTCTCCCGCCTGGTGGGCCGGTGA
- a CDS encoding DUF4910 domain-containing protein, with protein sequence MNVREVVRDLSAGFGAEAAMADVAALCGSDRYQASDGIAEAARYVAARAEEAGLRDVRVHEFPADGARRWWSFRAPVGWSPVSGVLQGGGVTVRYPEEPFTLAAYSGGGGGELAVYGVADVAEARGAVVLHDDVAVPLSEVLGLAERHGAAGVVTEQVSPGGGIGRVELRAGGSSFAFSVPRGAVRRLAEAGRVRVAVAVERGAAMPVVTGVLPGDGGEILLYAHLCHPRPSANDNATGVAALLGAARVLAARARRRPVRFVWGPEFTGMAAYLHDVAEQAPFAAVNVDMAGEDQRLCGGPLIVERCPDHLPGFVGALAEHVVACLPQAARSYAGTVECDTWAWRATPFVGASDHSLLVDRSVGTPVVTLGHWPDRFNHSSGDTLDKVDPAELRRTATVAAATAAVLAEATPRDRPELEGIALRWAAARLMECVPSPGAAPPRHRTEVGLAALRHRTEVGLAALGWLDEVCGGHGDEQARRWLTGLAEHVGTLLPSGAPQDVPAGPPVRRCWPGPFNVRGFAEAAGDAGRAWVDARLTADRAGGYTRMLALAHAVDDVRDRAQVAGYATLASGLPIGDGFAGEFIDLLVAAGWAEEDGTTSPAAVAPAVRPPTPKEGP encoded by the coding sequence GTGAACGTCCGGGAGGTCGTGCGGGACCTGTCCGCCGGGTTCGGCGCCGAGGCGGCCATGGCGGACGTCGCGGCGTTGTGCGGGTCCGACCGGTACCAGGCGTCCGACGGCATCGCCGAGGCCGCGCGGTACGTCGCGGCGCGGGCCGAGGAGGCGGGGCTGCGCGACGTGCGGGTCCACGAGTTCCCGGCCGACGGGGCGCGGCGGTGGTGGTCGTTCCGCGCGCCGGTGGGGTGGAGCCCGGTCTCCGGGGTGCTGCAAGGCGGCGGGGTGACGGTCCGGTACCCCGAGGAGCCGTTCACGCTCGCGGCGTACTCAGGTGGTGGCGGCGGCGAACTCGCCGTGTACGGGGTGGCGGATGTCGCGGAGGCGCGCGGCGCGGTGGTGCTGCACGACGACGTGGCGGTGCCGCTGAGCGAGGTGCTCGGCCTCGCGGAGCGGCACGGTGCCGCCGGGGTGGTCACCGAGCAGGTCTCCCCCGGCGGGGGGATCGGCCGGGTCGAGCTGCGGGCCGGGGGGTCGTCGTTCGCGTTCAGCGTGCCGCGTGGCGCGGTGCGGCGGCTGGCCGAAGCGGGACGGGTGCGGGTGGCCGTCGCGGTGGAGCGAGGTGCGGCCATGCCGGTGGTGACCGGGGTGCTGCCGGGGGACGGCGGCGAGATCCTGCTGTACGCGCATCTGTGCCACCCCCGGCCGAGCGCCAACGACAACGCCACGGGGGTGGCGGCGCTGCTCGGGGCCGCGCGGGTGCTGGCGGCGCGTGCGCGGCGCAGGCCGGTGCGGTTCGTCTGGGGTCCTGAGTTCACGGGGATGGCGGCGTACCTGCACGACGTGGCGGAGCAGGCGCCGTTCGCGGCGGTCAACGTGGACATGGCCGGAGAGGACCAGCGGCTGTGCGGGGGGCCGCTCATCGTGGAGCGGTGTCCCGACCACCTGCCGGGGTTCGTCGGCGCGCTCGCCGAGCACGTGGTGGCCTGTCTGCCGCAGGCGGCGCGCTCGTACGCGGGGACGGTGGAGTGCGACACGTGGGCCTGGCGCGCCACACCGTTCGTCGGGGCCTCCGACCACAGCCTGCTGGTGGATCGCTCGGTCGGCACACCGGTCGTGACGCTCGGACACTGGCCGGACCGCTTCAACCACAGCTCAGGCGACACCCTCGACAAGGTCGACCCGGCCGAGCTGCGCCGCACCGCGACGGTCGCCGCCGCCACCGCCGCCGTGCTCGCCGAGGCGACCCCGCGTGACCGGCCCGAGCTCGAAGGCATCGCGCTGCGCTGGGCCGCGGCGCGCCTGATGGAGTGCGTCCCCTCCCCCGGGGCCGCGCCGCCGCGGCACCGCACGGAGGTGGGGCTCGCCGCGCTGCGGCACCGCACGGAGGTGGGGCTCGCCGCGCTCGGCTGGCTGGACGAGGTGTGCGGCGGCCACGGGGACGAGCAGGCGCGGCGGTGGCTCACCGGCCTCGCCGAGCACGTCGGCACACTGCTGCCGTCCGGCGCGCCGCAGGACGTACCGGCGGGCCCGCCGGTACGCCGGTGCTGGCCGGGGCCGTTCAACGTGCGCGGCTTCGCCGAGGCGGCGGGGGACGCGGGCCGGGCCTGGGTGGACGCGCGGCTCACCGCCGACCGCGCCGGAGGCTACACGCGCATGCTGGCCCTGGCGCACGCCGTCGACGACGTGCGCGACCGCGCACAGGTGGCCGGGTACGCCACACTGGCCTCCGGCCTTCCGATCGGCGACGGCTTCGCCGGCGAGTTCATCGACCTGCTGGTGGCCGCCGGCTGGGCCGAGGAGGACGGGACCACGTCCCCTGCGGCGGTCGCGCCTGCCGTACGACCCCCGACACCGAAGGAGGGCCCGTGA
- a CDS encoding MFS transporter — protein MTSATPATPKDSAARPMRRLMRDRRFVLLFAGQAINMFGDRALLIVLAIWVKELTGSDALAGVIFVLLAVPSLLAPVTGLIVDRFPRRATLIVNDLVAAALVLCLLLVRGPGDIWIVFAVTLGYGISNAIFNAARGGLLHSMVPAELLGDANGLFGSLAQGLRILGPLLGAGLFVALGLGAVAILDAGTFLLSVVVLLLLRRTPDLVRSGDGEKGHLWRDLTAGVRHIIGDRELRGAVVALGLALGAAGLINPAMFAAVDQGLNRSSAFIGVVAAFQGAGSIAGGLMVGTLIRRFGERRTAAIGFLFSTVGLVLVIPTSEAGMCAAGVLVGVSIPVFMVATTTLVQRSTAKELQGRALTAMDALIDIPFVGSLALGSFIIQFVEYRLVYAFSALAFAVVALFVLLPRRDRAAVV, from the coding sequence GTGACGTCCGCGACACCGGCCACACCCAAGGACAGCGCGGCACGGCCGATGCGACGGCTGATGCGTGACCGCCGGTTCGTGCTGCTGTTCGCCGGCCAGGCGATCAACATGTTCGGCGACCGCGCGTTGCTGATCGTCCTCGCCATCTGGGTGAAGGAGCTGACCGGCTCGGACGCGCTGGCCGGTGTGATCTTCGTGCTGCTGGCGGTGCCGTCGCTGCTGGCCCCGGTGACCGGCCTGATCGTGGACCGGTTCCCGCGCCGCGCGACGCTCATCGTGAACGACCTGGTGGCGGCGGCCCTCGTGCTGTGCCTGCTGCTGGTGCGCGGCCCCGGGGACATCTGGATCGTGTTCGCGGTCACCCTCGGGTACGGCATCTCGAACGCGATCTTCAACGCGGCGCGCGGCGGCCTGCTGCACTCCATGGTCCCCGCCGAGCTGCTCGGCGACGCCAACGGCCTGTTCGGCTCGCTCGCGCAGGGCCTGCGCATCCTCGGCCCGCTGCTCGGCGCGGGCCTGTTCGTGGCGCTCGGGCTCGGCGCGGTGGCGATCCTCGACGCCGGCACGTTCCTGCTGTCGGTGGTGGTCCTGCTGCTGCTGCGCCGCACCCCCGACCTGGTGCGGTCCGGCGACGGTGAGAAGGGCCACCTGTGGCGTGACCTGACCGCCGGGGTGCGGCACATCATCGGGGACCGGGAACTGCGTGGCGCGGTCGTCGCGCTCGGGCTGGCGCTCGGCGCGGCCGGTCTGATCAACCCGGCGATGTTCGCGGCCGTGGACCAGGGCCTGAACCGTTCGTCGGCGTTCATCGGGGTCGTCGCGGCGTTCCAGGGAGCGGGGTCCATCGCGGGGGGTCTCATGGTCGGCACGCTGATCCGCCGGTTCGGCGAGCGGCGCACGGCCGCGATCGGGTTCCTGTTCAGCACGGTCGGCCTGGTGCTGGTCATCCCCACGAGCGAGGCCGGCATGTGCGCCGCCGGGGTGCTCGTCGGGGTGTCCATCCCGGTCTTCATGGTGGCGACGACGACGCTGGTGCAGCGCAGCACGGCCAAGGAACTCCAGGGACGGGCTCTCACCGCGATGGACGCGCTGATCGACATCCCGTTCGTCGGGTCCCTGGCGCTCGGGTCGTTCATCATCCAGTTCGTGGAGTACCGCCTGGTGTACGCGTTCAGCGCGCTGGCGTTCGCGGTGGTCGCGCTGTTCGTGCTGCTGCCGCGCCGCGACCGGGCCGCGGTGGTCTAG
- a CDS encoding alkaline phosphatase family protein, which yields MRAVPGHILGTLERAGRGVVVLAVDGLSARAAAETWTAAETVVLTSTFPSTSATAWMTAVTGAAVHGHLVVGAVYRSPAEDVLVDVITGDPLAAAPRPLDTLRALPTVFEAAASRARVVVAGRELDTLTGPWVTALLRGAERGPKPDPQALDAEAGDPASLAAAVGRDVGRALAAHRDDRPLLLWIYVNLDLHLHRHGYDTRALDALRALERHALGWVERGWTVLAHSDHGHVRCVRDTALEEAWARVDTPELCALPAGGAGRVRWLYPREERRAEAADRLRDALGDHALVVDAEELPSLGLMDLTPAVRERLGGVVAVATSPRFPLPVPGFAYEHGGRTEDETAVPLATWG from the coding sequence TTGCGCGCCGTCCCCGGCCACATCCTCGGGACGCTCGAACGCGCCGGCCGGGGGGTCGTCGTCCTCGCGGTGGACGGCCTCTCCGCGCGCGCCGCGGCCGAGACCTGGACGGCCGCCGAGACCGTCGTCCTGACGTCCACCTTCCCCAGCACCTCCGCCACGGCGTGGATGACCGCCGTCACCGGCGCGGCGGTGCACGGCCACCTCGTCGTCGGCGCCGTCTACCGGTCACCCGCCGAGGACGTCCTCGTCGACGTCATCACCGGCGATCCGCTGGCCGCCGCGCCACGTCCCCTCGACACGCTGCGCGCGCTCCCCACGGTCTTCGAGGCCGCGGCGTCCCGCGCACGCGTCGTCGTCGCCGGACGCGAGCTGGACACGCTCACCGGCCCCTGGGTGACCGCTCTGCTGCGCGGCGCGGAACGCGGGCCGAAACCCGATCCGCAGGCACTGGACGCCGAGGCCGGCGACCCGGCCTCGCTGGCCGCCGCCGTCGGCCGCGACGTCGGCCGTGCGCTCGCCGCGCACCGCGACGACCGGCCGCTGCTGCTGTGGATCTACGTCAACCTCGACCTCCACCTGCACCGCCACGGGTACGACACCCGCGCGCTCGACGCGCTGCGCGCGCTGGAACGCCACGCGCTCGGCTGGGTCGAGCGCGGCTGGACGGTGCTCGCGCACTCCGACCACGGCCACGTCCGCTGCGTACGCGACACCGCGCTCGAAGAGGCGTGGGCCCGGGTGGACACCCCCGAGCTGTGCGCGCTGCCGGCGGGAGGCGCCGGCCGGGTCCGGTGGCTGTACCCACGGGAGGAACGGCGGGCCGAGGCCGCCGACCGGCTGCGTGACGCGCTCGGGGACCACGCGCTCGTCGTGGACGCCGAGGAACTGCCGTCGCTCGGCCTCATGGACCTCACCCCGGCCGTACGCGAACGCCTCGGCGGCGTCGTCGCCGTCGCCACCTCCCCGCGCTTCCCGCTGCCGGTGCCGGGCTTCGCGTACGAGCACGGGGGCCGCACCGAGGACGAGACGGCCGTGCCGCTCGCCACCTGGGGCTAG
- a CDS encoding MBL fold metallo-hydrolase: MGSRLVRGLLAGGVLAAAGWGVRQVRAELGVRPLTAGGSRAERMRRSALFDGTGFVNPMPGSTVAPSGPPARFLRDLLTGREVRRPGGVVPLGVPAGGAAGDLRAVWLGHATTLAEIEGRVVLFDPVWSRRVSPVAFAGPKRLHPVPVGLAELPAVDAVVISHDHYDHLDMATVRVLTRISEAPFLVPLGIGAHLERWGVPPERVIELDWEEEAEVAGLRFTATAARHFSGRTLTRNDTLWGSWVVAGERRRVFYAGDSGYFEGYAGIGAAHGPFDLTILPIGAYSPAWPDIHMNPEEAVNAHLDLGGRTLLPVHWGTFTLALHPWGEPPDRLWREAKARDVRIVVPRPGETVDPHAAPQVDGWWQALGVTRS, encoded by the coding sequence GTGGGGAGTCGGCTGGTGCGGGGCTTGCTGGCGGGTGGGGTGCTCGCGGCGGCGGGGTGGGGGGTACGGCAGGTGCGGGCCGAGCTGGGGGTGCGGCCGTTGACGGCCGGGGGGTCGCGGGCCGAGCGGATGCGGAGGTCGGCGCTGTTCGACGGGACCGGGTTCGTGAATCCGATGCCGGGGAGCACCGTGGCGCCGAGTGGGCCGCCGGCCCGGTTCCTCCGGGATCTGCTCACCGGCCGGGAGGTCCGGCGGCCGGGTGGGGTGGTGCCGCTCGGGGTGCCTGCCGGGGGTGCGGCGGGGGACCTGCGGGCCGTGTGGCTGGGACACGCGACGACGCTGGCGGAGATCGAGGGACGGGTCGTGTTGTTCGATCCGGTGTGGAGCAGGCGCGTCTCGCCGGTGGCGTTCGCGGGGCCGAAGCGGTTGCATCCGGTGCCGGTGGGCCTTGCGGAGTTGCCTGCCGTCGACGCGGTGGTGATCTCACACGATCACTACGACCACCTGGACATGGCCACGGTGCGGGTGCTGACGCGGATCTCCGAGGCGCCGTTCCTCGTGCCGCTCGGCATCGGCGCTCATCTGGAGCGGTGGGGGGTGCCGCCGGAGCGGGTGATCGAGCTGGACTGGGAGGAGGAGGCCGAGGTCGCCGGGTTGCGGTTCACGGCCACGGCGGCACGGCACTTCTCGGGGAGGACGCTCACCAGGAACGACACACTCTGGGGGTCCTGGGTGGTCGCGGGGGAGCGGCGGCGGGTGTTCTACGCGGGGGACTCGGGCTATTTCGAGGGGTACGCGGGGATCGGCGCGGCGCACGGGCCGTTCGACCTGACGATCCTGCCGATCGGGGCCTACAGCCCCGCGTGGCCGGACATCCACATGAACCCGGAGGAGGCGGTGAACGCGCACCTCGACCTCGGGGGCCGCACGTTGCTGCCGGTGCACTGGGGGACGTTCACGCTGGCCCTGCATCCCTGGGGGGAGCCACCGGACCGGCTGTGGCGCGAGGCCAAGGCCCGGGACGTGCGGATCGTGGTGCCGCGGCCGGGGGAGACGGTCGATCCGCACGCCGCGCCGCAGGTGGACGGGTGGTGGCAGGCGCTGGGGGTCACGCGCTCGTAG
- a CDS encoding monooxygenase family protein → MPTRVNRQTVDLSAYPDLIVLYLGMRVNHLYGIRTFFSFGRKINASVADRPDGLLLHEPVYYSIFPMNMGMRQYWRDLPSLLEYARSEPHRDWWLSFLRDSGGTGFWHETYSMRGGMEAVYDDVPEPLGFGRITGLQRARGPMFGSASRLGRSDTGRPALSETDLYKS, encoded by the coding sequence ATGCCGACTCGCGTGAACAGGCAGACCGTCGATCTGTCCGCCTATCCCGATCTCATCGTCCTCTACCTCGGCATGCGGGTGAACCACCTGTACGGGATCCGGACCTTCTTCAGCTTCGGCCGCAAGATCAACGCGTCGGTCGCGGACCGGCCGGACGGGCTGCTGCTGCACGAGCCCGTGTACTACTCGATCTTCCCGATGAACATGGGGATGCGCCAGTACTGGCGTGACCTGCCGTCGCTGCTCGAATACGCGCGGTCGGAGCCCCATCGCGACTGGTGGCTGAGCTTCCTGCGGGACTCGGGTGGCACCGGCTTCTGGCACGAGACGTACTCGATGCGAGGTGGCATGGAGGCCGTCTACGACGACGTGCCGGAACCGCTCGGCTTCGGCCGGATCACCGGCCTCCAGCGCGCTCGCGGACCCATGTTCGGCTCCGCGTCCCGCCTCGGACGTTCCGACACCGGCAGACCCGCGCTGAGCGAGACGGACCTCTACAAGTCCTGA
- a CDS encoding FAD-dependent oxidoreductase, whose translation MTDGMPRGPVLSEEQFRRLAAYGEVEHAEAGRDLYVSGDDAYDFFLLRTAAVDIVRDATAVEPERLIFHGGPGDFLGELNLLTGQYVYLTARVVSAGTVVRIGEAKLRRALAEQDDIADLVLAAFRERREVIRAAAGAVLELVGRPESAQTLDLRAYATQLLLPHTWHDATSPGGRSLMTAAGLTADDLPAAIAGGSVLRRATPATVAETLGLTYRAGDLPVDLVVVGAGPAGLAAAVYGASEGLVTVLLDRSGLGGQAAKSARIENYLGFPHGVSGSDLTRLAMVQALKFGVRFHSPCAVTGLDLSDPRRPVVLLQDGVRIPCRAVIAATGARYRRLDIPRWTRFENSGCVRYAATRLDVAGYENRPVTVVGGANSAGQAALSLAAAGATVDLVVRGDDLGAAMSSYLTDRVRSHPRIGVHTGTTVRELAGDDTLTSILVERRDGRRQRLASYALFCFIGADPVSGWLSGVAKAGDGFVLTDGLLPADASGTRLPFQTSAPRVFAVGDLRSGSVKRVATAVGDGASAISSVHVALGRD comes from the coding sequence GTGACCGACGGCATGCCGCGCGGGCCGGTCCTGAGCGAGGAGCAGTTCCGCAGGCTCGCCGCGTACGGGGAGGTGGAACACGCCGAGGCCGGCCGTGATCTGTACGTGTCCGGTGACGACGCCTACGACTTCTTCCTGCTCCGGACGGCGGCCGTGGACATCGTGCGGGACGCGACGGCCGTCGAGCCGGAGCGGCTGATCTTCCATGGCGGCCCCGGTGACTTCCTCGGCGAGCTCAATCTGCTGACCGGACAGTACGTGTACCTGACCGCTCGGGTGGTGTCCGCCGGCACGGTCGTGCGGATCGGTGAGGCGAAGCTGCGCCGGGCCCTCGCGGAACAGGACGACATCGCCGACCTGGTGCTGGCGGCGTTCCGGGAACGGCGTGAGGTCATCCGCGCGGCCGCCGGCGCCGTCCTCGAACTCGTCGGCCGGCCGGAGAGCGCGCAGACCCTGGACCTGCGCGCCTACGCGACACAGTTGCTCCTGCCGCACACCTGGCACGACGCCACCTCACCCGGGGGACGTTCGCTGATGACGGCGGCCGGGCTCACGGCGGACGACCTTCCCGCCGCGATCGCCGGCGGCTCGGTGCTGCGGCGCGCGACACCGGCGACGGTCGCGGAGACGCTCGGCCTCACGTACCGGGCCGGCGACCTTCCGGTCGATCTGGTCGTGGTGGGGGCCGGTCCGGCGGGGCTGGCCGCCGCCGTGTACGGCGCGTCGGAGGGCCTCGTCACCGTGCTGCTGGACCGGAGCGGGCTCGGCGGCCAGGCGGCCAAGAGCGCGCGGATCGAGAACTACCTGGGCTTCCCGCACGGGGTCAGCGGCTCCGACCTGACCCGCCTGGCGATGGTCCAGGCACTCAAGTTCGGCGTGCGGTTCCACTCGCCGTGCGCGGTGACCGGTCTCGACCTGTCCGACCCGCGACGTCCGGTGGTGCTGCTGCAGGACGGCGTGCGCATCCCGTGCCGCGCGGTGATCGCCGCCACCGGGGCCCGGTACCGGCGTCTCGACATCCCGCGGTGGACGAGGTTCGAGAACTCCGGCTGCGTCCGGTACGCCGCGACCCGGCTCGACGTCGCCGGGTACGAGAACCGGCCGGTGACGGTCGTCGGCGGGGCCAACTCCGCGGGCCAGGCCGCGCTGTCCCTCGCCGCGGCCGGCGCGACGGTGGACCTGGTCGTCCGCGGCGACGATCTCGGGGCCGCGATGTCGTCCTACCTGACCGACCGGGTTCGGTCCCATCCCCGGATCGGGGTCCACACCGGCACCACGGTCCGCGAACTGGCCGGGGACGACACCCTCACGTCGATCCTCGTCGAGAGGCGGGACGGACGGCGGCAACGGCTGGCCTCGTACGCGCTGTTCTGCTTCATCGGCGCCGACCCGGTGTCGGGCTGGCTGTCCGGCGTCGCCAAGGCCGGCGACGGCTTCGTCCTCACCGACGGCCTGCTCCCCGCCGACGCGTCCGGCACGCGCCTTCCGTTCCAGACGAGCGCTCCGCGGGTCTTCGCGGTCGGGGACCTCCGCTCGGGTTCGGTGAAACGCGTGGCCACGGCCGTCGGGGACGGCGCGAGCGCGATCTCTTCCGTGCACGTGGCCCTCGGCCGCGACTGA
- a CDS encoding MFS transporter: MHQRAYEPQCLAEEDRHSSAKSPVRNPRPVLFALALGTFAIGTGEFGSNGVIQLFASDLGVSIPVATHAITAYALGVVIGSPAITLLAARVNRRTLLLGLIGLFLAGNALSALATDIGPLVVFRFLAGSVQGAYFGAGAVVAAYLYGPGKGGKAFATVMGGLTVATIAGSPLGALIAQHAGWRAMYWSVVGIGLLAGVALLVWLPRTGDLRGGPVMSELRALRRLGVWVMVVVAALGISSIFAVYTFIGPFVTDSAQRDASLIPIALAVFGLGMLVGNQLGGRVSDRYEHRGLTWGYGGVLVFLVLIGVAGDDIRVLLPCLFGVGATMMFAIPTIQVRLTGLAPDAPTLMGALNLAALNLANSLGAIGGAVTIEAGWGTLSTVWAGFVLTAAGLLLYLVTVARRSPAAGPDLRPAVPARSDGGTT, encoded by the coding sequence TTCGCGATCGGCACCGGCGAGTTCGGCAGCAACGGCGTCATCCAGTTGTTCGCGTCCGACCTCGGGGTGTCGATCCCCGTCGCGACCCACGCGATCACCGCGTACGCCTTGGGGGTGGTGATCGGCTCCCCGGCGATCACCCTGCTCGCGGCCCGCGTCAACCGGCGCACTCTGCTGCTCGGACTGATCGGGTTGTTCCTCGCCGGCAACGCGCTGTCGGCGCTGGCGACGGACATCGGGCCGCTCGTCGTCTTCCGGTTCCTCGCCGGCAGTGTGCAGGGTGCGTACTTCGGCGCCGGGGCCGTCGTCGCCGCGTACCTGTACGGCCCGGGGAAAGGCGGCAAGGCGTTCGCCACCGTGATGGGTGGCCTGACCGTCGCCACCATCGCCGGGTCGCCGCTCGGCGCCTTGATCGCTCAGCACGCCGGGTGGCGCGCCATGTACTGGTCCGTGGTCGGCATCGGCCTGCTCGCCGGCGTCGCACTGCTGGTCTGGCTGCCTCGCACCGGTGACCTGCGCGGCGGCCCCGTCATGAGCGAGCTGCGTGCCCTCCGGCGGCTCGGCGTGTGGGTGATGGTCGTCGTCGCGGCGCTCGGCATCTCCAGCATCTTCGCCGTGTACACGTTCATCGGCCCCTTCGTCACCGACTCCGCGCAGCGGGACGCATCCCTCATCCCGATCGCGCTGGCCGTCTTCGGTCTCGGCATGCTGGTCGGCAACCAGCTCGGCGGACGTGTCTCGGACCGGTACGAGCACCGCGGGCTGACGTGGGGTTACGGCGGGGTGCTGGTGTTCCTGGTGCTGATCGGCGTGGCCGGCGACGACATCAGGGTGCTGCTGCCGTGCCTGTTCGGCGTCGGCGCGACCATGATGTTCGCGATCCCCACCATCCAGGTGCGGCTGACCGGCCTCGCGCCGGACGCGCCGACCCTGATGGGTGCGCTCAACCTTGCCGCGCTCAACCTGGCCAACTCGCTCGGCGCGATCGGCGGCGCGGTCACCATCGAGGCCGGCTGGGGAACCCTGTCCACCGTGTGGGCCGGCTTCGTCCTCACCGCCGCCGGCCTCCTGCTGTACCTCGTCACCGTCGCCAGGCGGAGTCCGGCGGCCGGGCCCGATCTCCGGCCGGCTGTGCCGGCCCGTTCCGACGGAGGCACCACGTGA